The Methanosarcina acetivorans C2A genome includes the window CCTGTCGTATTCCCATCAGTTGCGTTTCCTCTAATTTCGTCCCAATCTATGTTTTCCCAATTCCGCTGCATATCCTCTGGTATATTCCATGCAGCAAGTGCATTCCCTGTTAATGCTGTACAAATTAACATCCCTACAAATAGGGATAGTGCTTTTGTTCCTTTATATTTACTCATACTTTTTACCCCCGTATCAAATTTAGTTAATATAACTTAAGTTATAATTTTACATTTTTTTAGTCAAATAGTTCAGTCAGAAACAAACCGAGTACGACGATATTATACTCAAATCTGACTATTAAATCCCAGAAATAACTTTAAAACCCCACACTTAACTATTAGAATTCAAGTGATATAATATATAAAGAAACATGGATTAGAAAGGAAAATTTTTATTAAATATATGAAACCCATCAATATAGAAAATCCATCAAATAATTGCACGAAAAATAAATTAGTCCGGACTTACGTACTTGAGAGACTAAATCATGAACGACAGATATTGATGTCAAAAACGTGATTTAGAGCTTATCCAAAAAGTGGTTGCCTGCTATAACTTTTACAATCTGCAATATGCAAAACCGGAACGGATGCCCTAATCCTATAGACCTTACAAGTTTTACAACATGCAGTTATTGACTTTTCGGATAGGCTCTTAGACTGTTGAAGGTTTAATACATATGATTTTTCAGTTCAACCGTATTCCTATCATTTTTAATAGCAGTTTTCTACCCTCTGCCTTCATCGAAGAGGTCCTGTAAAGTGACTTTCCAGCACCCTTTTTACCACCTATCGTGAGTCCCATGTATTAAAATCAGTGCTTTGGATTATACTTGTCTATCAAGTCCAGATGGCAGTCCACATTAGGCTGAACGAGCCTCAAAGAATCAAGTTTGAACTTGCTGTTTCCGGAAAATTCCCGCCTTTCACGGAGTCTGCGCACGCACTATCCTGACTGTCTTCCTATTCTGCGATTAGTTCACAGTTCCATATTCAAACCCCATGGATCTTAAATCTGTGACAAACTACTTTGGAATATGACTACAAACGACATCCGGCCTGTTGAATTTTTCATTTTTCAGATGGGGGATCAGAATTTTCCTTGAACTCAACCCCGGATTCTTTAACATGATTTCTTCCATATTAATAGAAAAATCCCCTTTATTCATACCAGGTTTCAAAAATTCCATGATATCGAACTTACGGGGTTCTTTCTGTCGCTCCTCAATTGCCTCAAGCATTTCTTTTTTGATTGGATCAAGGACATCAAGCACGTCACTTTCCACAAGGAA containing:
- the anfO gene encoding Fe-only nitrogenase accessory protein AnfO — protein: MAAVRMAVADTIKQLGDVKIVVASEIPGIASGAFQAAGFDIFLVESDVLDVLDPIKKEMLEAIEERQKEPRKFDIMEFLKPGMNKGDFSINMEEIMLKNPGLSSRKILIPHLKNEKFNRPDVVCSHIPK